A genomic window from Triticum urartu cultivar G1812 chromosome 7, Tu2.1, whole genome shotgun sequence includes:
- the LOC125520722 gene encoding probable protein phosphatase 2C 54 isoform X2 translates to MWMESVCENTTTADFMQSNFGNFLPNVRSGGWSDIGSRQYMEDTHVCIADLAKNFGYPTVDKEVVSFYGVFDGHGGKDAAHFVRDNLPRVIVEDADFPLELEKVVSRSFVQIDSQFADKCSHQRTLSSGTTALTAMIFGRSLLVANAGDCRAVLSRCGIAMEMSMDHRPCSLSEKLRVESLGGYVDDGYLNGLLGVTRALGDWHLEGMKEASRPGGGPLSAEPEIKLTTLTKDDEFLVIGSDGLWDVFSNQNAVDFARRRLQEHNDVKLCCREIVEEAIRRGATDNLTAVLVSFHLVAPPQIRVNQPRRVARSISADGLNSLRILLGSQ, encoded by the exons ATGTGG ATGGAGAGTGTTTGCGAGAACACCACAACTGCTGATTTCATGCAGAGTAACTTTGGAAATTTCCTTCCAAATGTTAGATCAGGCGGTTGGTCAGATATTGGAAGTCGCCAGTACATGGAAGATACCCATGTGTGTATTGCCGATCTAGCTAAAAACTTTGGTTATCCAACAGTGGATAAAGAAGTTGTTTCCTTTTATGGG GTCTTTGATGGGCATGGTGGAAAAGATGCTGCCCATTTCGTTCGCGATAATCTGCCAAGGGTCATTGTGGAAGATGCTGATTTTCCTCTGGAGCTTGAGAAAGTAGTGAGCAGATCCTTTGTGCAGATTGATAGTCAGTTTGCCGATAAATGCTCTCACCAGAGAACTCTGTCGTCCGGCACAACGGCACTTACAGCAATGATTTTTGGAAG GTCCCTTCTGGTCGCGAACGCTGGTGATTGCAGAGCAGTACTTTCCCGGTGTGGCATCGCAATGGAGATGTCGATGGACCACAGGCCCTGCAGCCTCAGCGAAAAGCTGCGGGTCGAGTCGCTCGGTGGCTACGTGGACGACGGCTACCTGAACGGTCTGCTGGGAGTCACCAGAGCCCTCGGCGACTGGCACCTCGAGGGAATGAAGGAGGCCAGCAGGCCCGGGGGAGGCCCCCTGAGCGCGGAGCCGGAGATCAAGCTGACCACGCTGACCAAGGACGACGAGTTCCTGGTGATCGGCAGCGACGGGCTGTGGGACGTCTTCTCGAACCAGAACGCCGTGGACTTCGCCCGGCGGCGCCTCCAGGAGCACAACGACGTGAAGCTCTGCTGCAGGGAGATCGTCGAGGAGGCGATACGGCGGGGCGCCACCGACAATCTGACGGCGGTGCTGGTGTCCTTCCACCTGGTGGCGCCGCCTCAGATCAGAGTGAATCAGCCACGTAGGGTGGCGCGGAGCATCTCGGCCGACGGGCTCAACAGCCTCAGGATACTCCTGGGAAGCCAATGA
- the LOC125521859 gene encoding myelin transcription factor 1-like protein, protein MPPPRVRELGEMYELVEEILLLIPPEEPAVLIRASLVCKAWCRLLSGHAFRSRYRTLHKTPPVLGFLQRWEDNVGRSVPTTKFRPRNPERRDSYVLDCRHGRILLGCRWYDEGEEEADEQLKEEDDDIEEDGEGEEADKEEEEYDTDEEGEEDDEDEDEGKEDDRVVSILVRDPGMDLNSHYSHRWRWKI, encoded by the exons ATGCCGCCGCCGCGTGTGCGGGAGTTGGGGGAGATGTACGAGCTCGTGGAGGAGATCCTGCTCCTCATCCCGCCTGAGGAGCCCGCGGTCCTCATCCGCGCCTCCCTCGTCTGCAAGGCGTGGTGCCGCCTCCTCTCCGGCCACGCCTTCCGCAGCCGCTACCGCACCTTGCACAAAACACCTCCAGTCCTGGGCTTCTTACAAAGGTGGGAGGACAACGTGGGGCGCTCCGTCCCCACCACAAAGTTCCGCCCCCGCAATCCCGAGCGGCGGGACAGTTATGTGCTCGACTGCCGCCATGGCCGCATTCTTCTTGGGTGTAGGTGGTACGATGAGGGGGAGGAGGAAGCTGACGAGCAGTTGAAAGAGGAAGACGATGATATCGAGGAGGACGGTGAGGGGGAAGAAGCtgacaaggaggaggaagaataTGATACggatgaggagggggaggaggacgACGAAGATGAAGATGAGGGGAAGGAAGATGACAGGGT CGTTAGTATACTCGTCAGAGACCCGGGAATGGACCTCAACAGCCACTATTCACATCGGTGGCGTTGGAAGATTTGA
- the LOC125520722 gene encoding probable protein phosphatase 2C 54 isoform X1, with protein sequence MRVDDADRPDSADAGAQKPAELPSPHMESVCENTTTADFMQSNFGNFLPNVRSGGWSDIGSRQYMEDTHVCIADLAKNFGYPTVDKEVVSFYGVFDGHGGKDAAHFVRDNLPRVIVEDADFPLELEKVVSRSFVQIDSQFADKCSHQRTLSSGTTALTAMIFGRSLLVANAGDCRAVLSRCGIAMEMSMDHRPCSLSEKLRVESLGGYVDDGYLNGLLGVTRALGDWHLEGMKEASRPGGGPLSAEPEIKLTTLTKDDEFLVIGSDGLWDVFSNQNAVDFARRRLQEHNDVKLCCREIVEEAIRRGATDNLTAVLVSFHLVAPPQIRVNQPRRVARSISADGLNSLRILLGSQ encoded by the exons ATGCGCGTGGACGACGCCGACAGGCCCGATTCTGCAGACGCCGGAGCGCAGAAGCCCGCCGAGCTCCCCTCGCCTCAT ATGGAGAGTGTTTGCGAGAACACCACAACTGCTGATTTCATGCAGAGTAACTTTGGAAATTTCCTTCCAAATGTTAGATCAGGCGGTTGGTCAGATATTGGAAGTCGCCAGTACATGGAAGATACCCATGTGTGTATTGCCGATCTAGCTAAAAACTTTGGTTATCCAACAGTGGATAAAGAAGTTGTTTCCTTTTATGGG GTCTTTGATGGGCATGGTGGAAAAGATGCTGCCCATTTCGTTCGCGATAATCTGCCAAGGGTCATTGTGGAAGATGCTGATTTTCCTCTGGAGCTTGAGAAAGTAGTGAGCAGATCCTTTGTGCAGATTGATAGTCAGTTTGCCGATAAATGCTCTCACCAGAGAACTCTGTCGTCCGGCACAACGGCACTTACAGCAATGATTTTTGGAAG GTCCCTTCTGGTCGCGAACGCTGGTGATTGCAGAGCAGTACTTTCCCGGTGTGGCATCGCAATGGAGATGTCGATGGACCACAGGCCCTGCAGCCTCAGCGAAAAGCTGCGGGTCGAGTCGCTCGGTGGCTACGTGGACGACGGCTACCTGAACGGTCTGCTGGGAGTCACCAGAGCCCTCGGCGACTGGCACCTCGAGGGAATGAAGGAGGCCAGCAGGCCCGGGGGAGGCCCCCTGAGCGCGGAGCCGGAGATCAAGCTGACCACGCTGACCAAGGACGACGAGTTCCTGGTGATCGGCAGCGACGGGCTGTGGGACGTCTTCTCGAACCAGAACGCCGTGGACTTCGCCCGGCGGCGCCTCCAGGAGCACAACGACGTGAAGCTCTGCTGCAGGGAGATCGTCGAGGAGGCGATACGGCGGGGCGCCACCGACAATCTGACGGCGGTGCTGGTGTCCTTCCACCTGGTGGCGCCGCCTCAGATCAGAGTGAATCAGCCACGTAGGGTGGCGCGGAGCATCTCGGCCGACGGGCTCAACAGCCTCAGGATACTCCTGGGAAGCCAATGA